The window CGTCACCCGCTGGGACTGACCGCGCGCTGCTCCACCAGCTTCCGCCACTCGCGCGGTGACACGCCGTACGCCTCCTTGAAGACCCGGCTGAAGTGGGAGGCGCTGGTGAAGCCCCAGCGATGGGCGATGGCTTCGATGGTCATCGACCTGGCCTGGGGGTGGCCCAGTTCCCTGCGGCACTGTTCAAGACGATTGGCACGGAGCCAGTCGCCGAGCGTGATCCCCGACTGCGCCAACATCTTGTAGAGGTACCGCACTGATATGTGGTGCGCACGGGCGATGCGGGCCGCGGTCAGGTCGTGCTCGGCGAGATGGGCGCGCATGTATTCCAGGATCCGGTACTGCAAGGTGGACTCGAGAGGCTCTTGAGCGAGACGGGAATCACCGAGGTAGGTGGCGATCACCGCTCACAGCAGGTCGACGCTGGGCTGTTCTACGGAACAGGTTTGCTGGAGATCCATCCGCAGCTGGGTTTGGGCCAGCCGCGCGAAGTACGTCGACGCGAGATCGGCGACCGGGTGGTCTCGGCCCAGTCGCACCGCGGTGACCTTGCTGAGCGCGGCCGCGGGCAGGGCCAGTTCGCGGCGGGGAATGCGGAAGTAGTGCTGGTGGATACCGTTCTCATTGACCAGTGTGTACGGCTCGGTGGTGTCGTAGACGGCGAAGTGGCCCGGGCGCAGCACCGCTTCCTTGTCGCCCTGGACCACCATGCTCGCCCCGGATACCTGAAGGCCGAGAAACAAGCTGGGTTCGAGGTCGTCGCGGACCAATGCCGCAGTACGCCTGACTACGGTCGCGTTGGAGCGCACCGAGCAGACGTTCAAGGCCCCGACAGCGCTGACCGTACCGACCGCCGAGATCCGCTCCACCTGCGGATGGTGCTCGATGTCAACACGGACGACGCGGTCCCAGATCACCTCCCGAATGGCCTCAGCCCGGTCCGGCGGTGGTATGTGGGTCGTGTCAAACGTGATGCTCATAGGGCCCCCATCCCCGATTCGGTCGAGGCCGTCCGCAAGCAGGCGGGATCGGCCGGACTCCCACGACGAGACGATCAGGCTAGTTGGGAGCCTCCATGGACCGAAGCCCCCGCGCAGGCAGAGGCACGCGTCTCGCACGCTCAGATAAGAGTTCCTGCCGGCGTCCGCATCATGACAGGTCAATCAGCCGGTATTGAGCACCAAAGAGGCCATACCCTTTGACTTTTGCAGATGCGCTTCCGAGGCATGCGGGGGCGATCGTCCGCTGCACATCCGACGCGCCGCCTCACACGTCGTGCTATCGCGTTCGCATCCGGCCGGCCAGAGGACCGCACTTGGGTACGCGTCTTCTCTGACCGACCGGCGCACTGCTAACGAGAGCGATCGTCTCGCTGGGAACGCCCAGCAACACGTTGCCGCTGATCTGCTCGAGGGCGTCCCGCAGTGCGGGTCGGTCCAGATAAGCCTGCAGCGAGTGCCCCGGGTGCAGGTTGGTGTGGGTAAGCGCCACCGAAGCGGGGGAGGGCTGCCGGGCCAGCCGGGCCAGCACGGAGCGGCGTGCGGACGTGCGGCTGTACGGGCGCCATGCTGTCTCCCAGTCGCCAACCTTCCTGCCGCAGCAAGGCAGTTACCCGTGATCGATTCGACAATGCCACCTCCCCGGGACGCGGGCGGGATCGTCAGCCTGGCGCTGGTGCAGCGGGACGAGCGGCTTCCTGGATATCGCGTAGGGGCAGTGCCAGAGCCTCGGCGAGTTCCGCCAGTTCCTTCTCGGTGGGCCGCACGGGACCGCGGGCGCCGTCCTCGGCGAAGACGCGGATCCGCGGCGTGCGAATGCCTGTACGGTCGGCGAGCGCTTGCGCGTTTAGGCGCCTGCGTCGCATGGTCTGTTGCAGCAGCTGTGAAAGTTCGGCCATTCCGTTCACGTGCCCCGGGCCAGCTGGTTCAGCCACCCCCATGCGGGTGGCTCCGAGGATCGGCCAGCTGGTCGGTGATCCGCGCGGACTGCCCGGAATCGGAATGGGCGTCGGCTCCGCAGTCGGCCGGCAGCAGGGCAAGGATGGGCGCGTGTTCTCCCGTACCGCTCCTGAGTGTCATGGAGTAGGCCAGGCGGAGCGGTTGAGGGTCAACGGCCGAGGCGTGGCCCCCACCCTGCCCCGCAGCCGACCGCTCGGTAGCCGAGGCCGGAGTCGTTGCGACGTGGCTGTGGGACGAGCCCGGCGGCCTATCCTCGGCCGGCGAGTTTGGTTCGAAGACGGGCGAGGGTGCGGCTCAGGATGCGGGAAACGTGCATCTGTGAAATCCCAAGTTCCTTGCCGATGGCACTCTGCGTCATGTCGGCGGCGTAGCGGAGGGCGAGGATCTTGCGCTCGCGGGCCGGCAGAGCGGCGATGAGGGGCTTGAGTGCCTGCAGGTCCTCGACCTTCGCCAGGTCCGGGTCCGTGTAGCCGATGTGGTCGGCGAGGGTGTCCTCGGAGCTCTCGGTGTCGCTCGGATAGTCGAGCGATGCTGTTGTGTAGCCGTTGGCGGCGACCAGTCCTTCTACGACATCGTCTTCGTCCAGGTTCAGGTGCCGGGCGAGTTCGGGCACGGTGGGTGCGCGGCCGTGGGTCTGCTCGAGGTGCGTGACAGCCTTGGTCAGGTCCAGGCGCAGTTCCTGCAGGCGGCGCGGGACATGCACGGCCCAACTCGTGTCGCGGAAGTGCCGCTTGATCTCGCCGATGATGGTCGGCATGGCGAAGGTGGGGAACTCGACGCCGCGGTGCAGGTCGAATCGGTTGATCGCTTTGATCAGCCCGATCGTGCCGACCTGAATGACGTTGTCGTACGACTCGCCGCGGACCCCCATGCGCCCGGCGGCAAAGCGGACCAGGGCGAGATTGAGTTCCACCAGGGAGTTGCGCACGTAGGAGTACTCCGGTGTGCCCTCTTCCAGCGAGTCGAGCCGCGCGAACAGCGTCTTGGACAGCGCTCGCGCGTCAGCCGCGTCGACGTGGGCCGGGTCGGGCAGGGGCCGCAGGTCCTCCAGGCCCGGCACGACCGCATGCGCGGCGCCCGGGCCGGTGGTATGTCGCTCAGCGTACGAGATCGTGCGGGCTGGATTGCTGGTGGTCGCAGTCGCCATCGTCGCTCCCGAAACGAGAAGGGCGCCCCGTGGGCGGAGCGCGTCGTGCCCTGGCTGATACCCCCTAATGATCGTGATATTCCTGTGACTTGACTCTCCGTGAGGAATTCGCACACAGCGCCGATGCTGCGCTACTGCATTCGCGGGGTGCTCTCCAGTCGGCAGCGCCTGCTGGGATGCGGGCCGATTGGGCAGATGGCGGAAGGGTGTCCATCCGCAAACCCGGGGTAACAGATCCTGAGCCCCTGGCGGACGGGCCGGCGCGTCGCCAGCCCTGGGCTCGGGGCCGGGGATGGCCCACGACTGTGGCGTGGTTCCCGGCAGCCACTCGGGCTTCCTGCCGTGCACGACCGCCCGCCGTGGGCCGGTGCGGCGTTCGACCTGTGGACGCGAGGTGTGACACAGGACTGCTGCGGGTTTTGTCCGGCCGCAGTTCGATGAACGGAGGCGAACGGTGACGACCGCCGAGCGTGTGCCAGCACAGGAGCCGTCATGGGCGGTGTGTCAGGTCGCGGCCGCCGTGGCCTCGGCGGCACCGCGTGAGATGCCGGCCCGGTTGTGCGAGACCTTCCAACAGGCGCTGGGCGCCGACGGCGTAACCGTGTCACTCCTGCCGCACACGGAGCGATGGCAGTTGTTGCACGCCACCACCCCGTTCGCCCTGCACGGTGAGGAAGGCCAGTTCACCCTGGGCGACGGGCCTACGGTCACCGCTTCCGCCGACGGGCGCACCGTCCTGGCCCACGACGTGCAGGGAGACGTCTGGCAGCTGACGGCGCCGCTGGCCGAACGGCTGCCCGGCGTGCGCACCGTGCTGGCATTGCCTCTGGGCAGGCGCACGCTCCAAGTCGGTGTGGTTACCCTCTACTTCGCCCGCCCGCATGCACTCGCGCAAGAACAGGTCGAGTACGCCCAGCACGCCGCACAGCTCGCGGTCGCGCCGTTCCTCCGCGCCCAGGGAGCCGTCCTGGCAGAAAACGATGGCCTCGGGCCGACGCCCGTCGAGCCGTGGACCACCGTCTACCAGGCGGTCGGCGTGCTGGCCGCCCGCAAGGGCTGCCCCGTCCACGATGCACTGGACCTGCTGCGCGCACGCAGTTTCACCCAGTCACAGTCATTGCCAGAGGTGGCCGCGGACCTGCTCAACGGCCGTGAAGGGCCCGGCCGATGATGTGGATCCGGGCGGCAGGGTGCCTGCGTAGCTTCAGATGGCCAGGACCGCGCGTACCATCTTGCCGCCGCCGCTGACCGGAGCGATGTCGAAGCGCTGTGCCAAACAGCGCACCATGGCCAGGCCTCGCCCGCCCTCGCTCTCGGCCGTCACCGACCGCATGCGGGGCTGTCCCGGATTGTCGTCGTAGACCTCGACGGTCACCTGCTGGTCAGACACCTGCAGGCGCAGGCGGCAGGCACTGCGGCCATGCCGGGTGGCGTTCGTGACCAGCTCGGACACGATGAGCGTTGCGTCATCGATGTGGCCGGCATCGACCCGCGGCATCCGGTGGCGGGAACGAGCGAGAAAGTCCGAGGTCAGCTTCCGTGCCTTTCCCGCCGATGCGGCCTCGTCCGGCAGCAGGTACTCCACTCGTACGGAACGCCGATGGGTACGCCGATGCGTACGCATGGCGGATCACTTCCCCTCCTGGGTCACCCGGCATCCTCGCGGTCTGGCCGCTCGCCGGAGCCGCAGCATGTCTTGCGCGGCCCATCCCCGGACTCCTGATGCCCCGTACTGGTGATCGCCAACCCGGCAGGCCGGCGACCCGATTCGACGCCGCCCGCTCGCTGCCGCCCTTGGGCTGCTCTGACCTGGGGGCGTGGCGCAAACGGGGGAGCAAAAGCTTGCTCGCCGACAGATCGGGTAACGGAAGGCGAACCCACTGCAGGGAGGAGGCGCATCTCATGACACCGCCCCAGGACGTCGTCGAGGTGATCCTCAATGACCACCGGATGATGGAAGACCTGCTCCGCCTGATGCGGAGCATCGAGGCCGACCGCCAGGCCGCGCTGAACGACTTCGCACACCTGATGATCGCGCACGCCGAGGCCGAGGACACTTCGGTGCACCCCGTGCTCATGCCCTTCCAGGACACCGACACCGTCGAACACATCGAGGCAGCACACCGGGAAGCCCCCAAGGTTCTCCTCGCCCTCCTGGAAGTACGCGAGATCGGCTCCGCCGAATGGGACTGGCGGCTGAAGCAGCTGGCTTTGGTCACCGCCCGCCACATCGACGAGGAAGAACGCACCCTCATCAACCGGGCATGCGAAAGCCTGAGCCAGCAGAGTCGGGCGGAACTCGGAGCCGCCTTCGCCAGGACACGCGCCGACCTGCTGGGGGCGCGCTGCGGCAGCGTCGTCCATGTTCAGCGCATGGTTCACGCCGATGCGCCCGCATGAGGTCCGAGTTCACCGCGCGACCCCCCAGCGGCAGAACGAGTACCGCCGCAAAGAGAACAGACACACGACAGGAGCCGCCATGGACAGGAACCTGGACACCTTCCTCGCCGAGGTCGCGGAACGCGCAGGCTACGACGGGCCACCACAGGCCGCCAGGGCCGTCCACAACGTGCTGGAGGTCCTCGGCGCTCACCTGGTGGGGGACGACCGCACCGATCTGGCCCGGCTGCTGCCCAGGCAGTGCCGACCGCTGCTGACCGCGACCGAGCCGGCCACCGAACCGCTGACACCCGAGTCATTCGTCGAAGCCGTGACCGACCGCGGCAGCGATGACCTCGCTGAGGCCAGACGGGCCGTCGACGCCGTGCTCCCCACGCTCGCCAAAGTGGCCGATGATGCGCTACTGCGGCGCATCCTCACCCAGCTGCCCCCGGGACACGCGGGCCTGTTCGGGTGCACGGATCCGGGCTGAGGCGCCGGCATCTGCGTGGCTGGAGCCCCGCCACGCATCGGGCCAGGCATCCTCGCCGGTCTGTGTGCGTTGCCGCGGTGAACGTACAGGCGGCGGCTGTGGCGGGTCGCGCAGGTCACGCCCCCATCACTGCGCGGCTGCTGAGGCCAGGCGGGGTGATGGGGTGCGGGTAGGTCCTTCAGAGCCTGGCCAACGGTTGGCCGGACCGGCAACAACTCAGTGCCCATTTGCGCCGGCAGCCCGGTCAGGTGACGCCCGGCCCTGGCCAGAAGGATCTTGCCGTTCCTGCGTTCCAGCAGCCAGCGGAGGCAGTTGAGCCCCCGCCAATCACAGAAGACGAGGGCCGTCACGTCCAGCACCAGGTAGCGGTGACCAGCGCCGACACGGGCTCCGAGCGTGCGCAGGAAGAATAACTCTCGCAGGTCTGGTCGAGTTCGCCACTGACCCGCAGGACTGCGCTGTCGTCGCTGCTGGCAGGCTCGGTGATGGTCAGGCGGTGGATCTGCGTGGACATCGCACCTCCATCCGGCCGGCGTACGGAGGACCGTCACGATCGACACTCTGCCGTCCGCAGGGCCTCGTTCGCCCGGCGTAGTTCCCGCACCCGGCGGCTGGGCGAGTTCTTCCTGTTTCCCCGGAGGTGAGCAGGTCCTCTCGCTCGCTGGCGGCAGCCTCGGCCTGCCGGATCCAATTGTGCAGGGCCCCATGATGCACTCCGAGATCCTCGGCGAGCCGGCGGAAGACGGGCTTCGGCACGGCGGCGCGGTACATGCGCACCGCACGCTCACGCAACTCCAGCGGGAATTCCCTTGGGCCGGCATCGTCTGGGCTCTCATGAGAACCATCTGACCTGCTGTCACCCATCCCCACATCTCGCGGGAACCTCAGGGCGTCATCTCACTCGATACCCGTATGGGTGCGTGTGCCCCGCATTCCGGAGGGCAACGGAGCAGGATGAGATTCCTTGTCGACCTGGAACGCACCATGGAGCGATGGTCCAACACCTTGTGGGAGTCGCTGGTCCCTCGCGCGAGGCAGCAGGCAGAGGTGGTGGGGATGCTCCGCCGCGAGTGCGACGCCCGCGCCCTGATCTTGGACCGTCAGCGCACCCTCGTACCCAACGCTTTCGTCATCGAACTCCCGCCGGAATCCCACCGACAACTGACCGACGACAGTGCCCAGGTAGCAGGACACCTCGCGGCTCAGGTCCGCCGACACGCAGCAGAGCAGGGATACACCTTCGCCGGCCCCGTGGCTGTTCACCTGGCACCGGCCGATGACGCAGGCGTCGGCCGCTTCCGCATCCGAAGCCGCATCTCCCCCCTTCACAGGTGACAAGACGCACGGCGACCTCGAAGCTTTATGCCCGATTCCAGTCGCCCACGCATCGATGCGGATGCGGATCTGATGCCGTCCTCCGTGACACCGCCGCTGGTGTATGCGCGAGAGAGCGACGTTGATCACGGTGCCCTCCCGGGCGGTGTCCACCATGAACCTTGTGTCCGACGCCCGCTGGGCCTGGATCGAACCGGTCTTCACCGCCTGGCGGGCCAGACGGACCGGCCCCGACACGGCGGCGGCCTGGGTGCACGACCTGCGAGAGATCCCGTCGGCTACCTCACCGACGCCGAGTTCGACATGCCAGTACCCAGACCGTGAACTCGTCCCCCAACCCCTGGTGCATGAGCGGGTGTATGGCTACGAGTTCACCGCGGACTGCCTGGTGGACCGCACCGGACGAGCCTCGGTGATCCTGGGCCGCCGCAATCTGGTGAAGGCAGGCCTTGCTGCGGTCTCCACCACCTTCGACCACGCCACGATGTCCCCGACCCGATGGGCCAGGGCGACGAGGTGTTCAACGACTGCGCCGTGCTGATCGAGGCTGGCACGGCGGTGCACATCGGCCGCGGCATCCGGTAACTGTGCGCTGGTCAGCCGGACGCGGCGGAGAGGATCACGGCCACGAGCCTGTCCGCCGCATCCGGCCTCCCATGAGCCCGGGCCCGCTGCGCCATCTCTTCCCGTCGTGCGGGATCGGTAAGGATCGGGCCCACCGCGTCTCGGAGTTGACCTGCGGTGACGTCACCGAGCAGGGCGATGGCCGCCCCGGCCTCCTCCAGATGGCGGGCATTGTGCGCCTGCTCGCTTCCCGCCGAGGAGGCAAGCGGAATCAAAACGGCCGGCTTGCCGAGAGCGGTGAGTTCGGCCAAGGTCCCGGCCCCACTTCTCGACACAACGACATCCGCGAGCGCGAGGATGTCGGGCAGTTCCGGGCCCATGAACCCAGTGAGGTAATACCGGCCAGCCGACACGGCCGGCAGGGTCGCCGCGTACTGCCGCAGTCCCTCGACGTTGTCCGGGCCGCACTGGTGAATCACGTTGGCCCTCTCCAGCAACCAGGGCAGCGCGTCCTGTACGACGCCGTTGATTTGCTGGGAACCCTGCGCGCCGCCGGTGACGTACAAGGTGGGCAGCCGCCGGTCGAAGCCATGCAGTCCCAGAGCCTGCACTGCCTTGTCCGGGTGCCCAGCCAGCACCTCCGGCCGGATCGGGTTGCCTGTGACGACCGCGGCGCTGCGTACCGCCGGCGGCAGAAGAGGCAACGTCGCCTCGGAGGACACCGCGATCCGCGTTGCCGAACTCGCCAGCTTCCGATTGGCCAGCCCCAGACGCACCGTCTGCTCGTGCAGCACCAGCGGACGCCGGCACATACGCGCGGCCAGCCCCGTGGGGACGGCGACGTAGCCGCCGGTGGCGAGTACGACGTCCGGCCGGAACGCCGCTACCAGACTCCTCGCCTGAGCCACGCCGATCGGCACCCGGGCCATGTCGCGCACGTTCGCCGCGGACATCATCTTCAGCGGGTTGTGCGAGCGGCGGATCTTCCCCGTGGCCACCGTGGCGAACGCGATCCCCTCGGCTCGGGCGACACGCGCCTCCAGGCCCTCGGCAGTGCCGATCCACAGCACGTCGAGGGCCCTGCCCTCGGCCGCCAGCCGATTCTGCAGCGCGCGGATCGCAGTGAGGGCCGGATAGGTGTGACCGCCGGTGCCTCCTCCCGTGACCACGAGGCGAAAGGTGTTGGCACTGTGGGGTTCATTCTTCACTCGGCGCACCCTACTGGCTTGGGTGAATCAGCCGCATACTTCCGGCCTCGTCCCGACTCTGGCCGGACACAGGAGTTGCAAGAGCAATTGTCAGTAGCCGTGGATCGATAGCCGTTCACCATGACTTGTGGTGCAGGCGGATGAGCCCGTCGATAGAGACCGGGCGGGCCT of the Streptomyces sp. NBC_00287 genome contains:
- a CDS encoding UDP-N-acetylglucosamine--N-acetylmuramyl-(pentapeptide) pyrophosphoryl-undecaprenol N-acetylglucosamine transferase, whose amino-acid sequence is MKNEPHSANTFRLVVTGGGTGGHTYPALTAIRALQNRLAAEGRALDVLWIGTAEGLEARVARAEGIAFATVATGKIRRSHNPLKMMSAANVRDMARVPIGVAQARSLVAAFRPDVVLATGGYVAVPTGLAARMCRRPLVLHEQTVRLGLANRKLASSATRIAVSSEATLPLLPPAVRSAAVVTGNPIRPEVLAGHPDKAVQALGLHGFDRRLPTLYVTGGAQGSQQINGVVQDALPWLLERANVIHQCGPDNVEGLRQYAATLPAVSAGRYYLTGFMGPELPDILALADVVVSRSGAGTLAELTALGKPAVLIPLASSAGSEQAHNARHLEEAGAAIALLGDVTAGQLRDAVGPILTDPARREEMAQRARAHGRPDAADRLVAVILSAASG
- a CDS encoding ATP-binding protein, producing the protein MEYLLPDEAASAGKARKLTSDFLARSRHRMPRVDAGHIDDATLIVSELVTNATRHGRSACRLRLQVSDQQVTVEVYDDNPGQPRMRSVTAESEGGRGLAMVRCLAQRFDIAPVSGGGKMVRAVLAI
- a CDS encoding GAF and ANTAR domain-containing protein yields the protein MTTAERVPAQEPSWAVCQVAAAVASAAPREMPARLCETFQQALGADGVTVSLLPHTERWQLLHATTPFALHGEEGQFTLGDGPTVTASADGRTVLAHDVQGDVWQLTAPLAERLPGVRTVLALPLGRRTLQVGVVTLYFARPHALAQEQVEYAQHAAQLAVAPFLRAQGAVLAENDGLGPTPVEPWTTVYQAVGVLAARKGCPVHDALDLLRARSFTQSQSLPEVAADLLNGREGPGR
- a CDS encoding DUF2267 domain-containing protein, with protein sequence MDRNLDTFLAEVAERAGYDGPPQAARAVHNVLEVLGAHLVGDDRTDLARLLPRQCRPLLTATEPATEPLTPESFVEAVTDRGSDDLAEARRAVDAVLPTLAKVADDALLRRILTQLPPGHAGLFGCTDPG
- a CDS encoding transposase; protein product: MGDSRSDGSHESPDDAGPREFPLELRERAVRMYRAAVPKPVFRRLAEDLGVHHGALHNWIRQAEAAASEREDLLTSGETGRTRPAAGCGNYAGRTRPCGRQSVDRDGPPYAGRMEVRCPRRSTA
- a CDS encoding helix-turn-helix transcriptional regulator; amino-acid sequence: MRAHLAEHDLTAARIARAHHISVRYLYKMLAQSGITLGDWLRANRLEQCRRELGHPQARSMTIEAIAHRWGFTSASHFSRVFKEAYGVSPREWRKLVEQRAVSPSG
- a CDS encoding RNA polymerase sigma factor SigF translates to MATATTSNPARTISYAERHTTGPGAAHAVVPGLEDLRPLPDPAHVDAADARALSKTLFARLDSLEEGTPEYSYVRNSLVELNLALVRFAAGRMGVRGESYDNVIQVGTIGLIKAINRFDLHRGVEFPTFAMPTIIGEIKRHFRDTSWAVHVPRRLQELRLDLTKAVTHLEQTHGRAPTVPELARHLNLDEDDVVEGLVAANGYTTASLDYPSDTESSEDTLADHIGYTDPDLAKVEDLQALKPLIAALPARERKILALRYAADMTQSAIGKELGISQMHVSRILSRTLARLRTKLAGRG
- a CDS encoding hemerythrin domain-containing protein; this translates as MLADRSGNGRRTHCREEAHLMTPPQDVVEVILNDHRMMEDLLRLMRSIEADRQAALNDFAHLMIAHAEAEDTSVHPVLMPFQDTDTVEHIEAAHREAPKVLLALLEVREIGSAEWDWRLKQLALVTARHIDEEERTLINRACESLSQQSRAELGAAFARTRADLLGARCGSVVHVQRMVHADAPA
- a CDS encoding DUF3662 domain-containing protein, producing MRFLVDLERTMERWSNTLWESLVPRARQQAEVVGMLRRECDARALILDRQRTLVPNAFVIELPPESHRQLTDDSAQVAGHLAAQVRRHAAEQGYTFAGPVAVHLAPADDAGVGRFRIRSRISPLHR